The DNA segment ACCGCGGGCCGCGAGGTGCTCAACTCCGTGTTCCTGTACCACTGCGTGCAGGCGGGCCTGGACATGGCGCTCGTCAACTCGGAGAAGCTGGAGCGCTACCCGTCGCTGCCCGAGGAGGAGCGCAGGCTGTCCGAGGACCTCCTCTACAACCGGGGCACGGACCCGGTGACGCCCTTCGCGGCGCACTTCCGCGAGCGCAAGCCCGCGCGCGCACAGGTGAGCAGCCTGCCGCTGAACGAGCGGCTGCAGCGCTACATCGTCGAGGGCACGCGCGACGGCCTGACCGCGGACCTGGACCTGGCGATGAAGGAGATGGCGCCGCTGGACATCATCAACGGGCCGCTGATGAAGGGCATGGACGAGGTGGGCCGCCTCTTCGGCGCCAACGAGCTCATCGTCGCGGAGGTGCTCCAGAGCGCGGAGTCCATGAAGGCGGCGGTGAGCCACCTGGAGCCGCACATGAGCAAGACCCAGGCGGCGTCGCGCGGGAAGATCGTCCTCGCGACGGTGAAGGGGGACGTGCACGACATCGGCAAGAACCTGGTGGAGATCATCCTCGCCAACAACGGCTTCCAGGTGGTGAACCTGGGCATCAAGGTCCCGCCGGAGCAGCTGGTGCTGGCGGTGAAGGAGCACCGGCCGGACATCCTGGGCCTGTCCGGCCTGCTGGTGAAGAGCGCGCACCAGATGGTGGCCACCGCGGAGGACCTGAAGCGCGCGGGCGTGGAGACGCCCATCCTGGTGGGCGGCGCCGCGCTCAGCCGCAACTTCGTGGACCGCAACATCGCCCCGGCCTACGGCGGCGGCACCGTGGCCTACGCGCAGGACGCGATGAACGGCCTGGAGCTGGCGAAGCAGATTGTCGAGCCGGGCGCGCACGCGAAGCTGCGGGACGACCTGGCCGCGCGGCGGCTGAAGCTGGCGCAGGAGGCGAAGGACCGCCCCGCGCCCGCCGCCCCGGTGCGCCGCTCGCGCAGCACGGAGGTGCCGGTGCTGGACGCGGTGCCGCCCGCGCCGGACTTCGCGCGGCACGTGCTCACCAACACGCCGTTGGATCACATCTGGAAGTTCATCAACCCGGTGATGCTCTACGGCCGCCACCTGGGCCTGCGCACGTCGTCGCGCGCGCTGGGCACCCCGGCGGAGGCGGAGCTGGCGAAGACGGAAGAAGGGCGCAAGGCGCTGGCGCTGAAGGAGGCGGTGGAGGAGCTGAAGACGCTCCTGCGCGGCGGCGTGATGCACGCGCGCTCGGTGTTCCAGTTCTTCAAGGCGGCCAGCGACGGCGACCGCGTGCTCCTCTTCGACGGCACCACGGGCGAGCCGGTGACGTCCTTCGACTTCCCCCGGCAGGACAAGGACAACGGCCTGTGCCTGGCGGACTACGTGCGGCCGCTGCAGAACGGCAAGCCCGTGGACGCGCTGTCGCTGTTCGTCACCACGGCGGGCTCGGGCATCCGCGAGCTGGCGGACGGCTTCAAGGCGAAGGGCGAGTTCCTCAAGATGCACGCGGTGCAGGCCCTGGCGCTGGAGACGGCGGAGGGCTACGCGGAGCTGCTGCACACGCAGCTGCGCAGCATGTGGGGCTTCCCGGACCGGGCGGACATGACGATGCTGGAGCGCTTCCGCGCGGAGTACACCGGCAAGCGCTACTCGTTCGGCTACCCGGCGTGCCCCCGGCTGGAGGACCAGACGAAGCTGTTCGCCGCGCTCAAGCCGGAGGAGATCGGCGTGCAGCTCACCGACGGCTGCATGATGGAGCCCGAGGCAAGCGTGTCCGCCATCGTCTTCCACCACCCGAACGCGACGTATTTCTCGGTGACTTGATGCGTTGGGGCCCGAAGCCCGGGCCCTGCCGCGCCGGACGGGTTAGATTGCCGCCATGCCTTCGCCCACCATCCGTCGCGCCGTCCAGCTCCTGCCCGCGTGTGCCACGACGGGCATCGGCAGCCTGCCGCACACCCAGGTGGAACTGGGTCTGCAAGCCGCGCTCGCCATGGACATCCCGTTCCTGCCGCAGTTGCCGGTGGGGCACCCGTCGGAGCTGATGATCCCCGCCGCGCTGGAGGGCCTGCCGGGCCTGCGCTTCGACGAGGACGGCGTCTGCACGGTGGACGTGGACGCGTGGAACGCCGGGCGCGCGGCCTTCGAGGCGCGGCTGGACGCGGCGCTCACCTCCGGGGACCTGGAGTCCTTCGAGCCCACCGCGGACGCGTGCCGCGCGTGGAAGCCATTCCTCTGGGAGGTGGAGCACCGCAAGCTCGCCTTCGCGAAGGCGCAGCTGTCCGGCCCCTTCACGGTGCGCTCCGTGGTGCGCACCGCGACGGGTGAGCCGGTGCTGGCGGTGCCGGGCCTGGACGCGGCGCTGTACCGGCTGGTGATGGTGCGCGCGCTGGCCATGGTGCGCGCCCTCAAGCGCACGGGCACCACGCCCCTGTTCTACCTGGACGAGCCCGGCCTCTACGCCTACGTGCGGCTGAACCCCCAGCACCTGCTGGCGCAGCAGGAGCTGCGGCTCTTGGTGGTGGCGCTGCAGCGCGAGGGCGCGCTCGTGGGCGTCCACTGCTGCGGCAACACGGACTGGGGCGTGCTGCTGGACGCGCAGGCGGATCTCGTCTCGCTGGACGTGCGGCTGTCGCTGGACGCGATGCTGGAGGAGACGGACGCGCTGAAGCGCTTCCTGGACTCCGGCGCCACGCTGAGCCTGGGCGTCATCCCCACGGACCTGGCGTCCACGTATTCGGTGGAGGAGCTGGCGGACTCGGTGGAGGCGTCGTTGAAGGCGGCGCTGCCGGGGGACATCGGCTTCTCGCGCGCGCTGTCCACGGTGCTGCTGACGCCCGCGTGCGGCCTGGCGATGCGCTCGGTGATGGACGCGGAGCGCATCCTGGAGGAGCTGAAGCAGGCGCAGCGCCGGCTGAAGCGGGCACTCGAGTCCGAGCGCCCGGCCCTCCAGGGACTGCCGCCCGCGCACTGAAGAACGCGGGCGGCCGTAACGCGACGGACTACTGGCGGCCGAGCCGCAGCTCGCGCTCGGCCTGGTGCCAGTCGTGTTCGGGGTTGCCGTGCGTGCCGCCCCGGGCCTGGAAGATTTCGTAGGCGCGGCGGGCGATCTGCTCCTGCGTGGGCGCCGCGGTCTTGCTCGTGGGCGCGCTCGCCGTGGCCGCCGGCTTCTTGTCTTCGGTCCGCTCGGGAGCGGCCTTGGGCGCGGGGTTCGGTTGCGACTTCTGCGCGTTCTGACGGGCCATGGGGCTTCCTCCTGGAAAAGGCGGCCTGAAGCTTCGGACGCGCCCCCTGCATCACGGAAGAGACCCAAGGCGTGCGGGGTTGCCGGAGCGACATCCCAGGTCGCGAAGTGTTGAGGGACCAACGGGCCATCCCGCTCGGAAAATCCATCAGCGGAATGGCCCCGGACGCATGGTCCGTGGATTGAAAGCCGCCAGACGCTTCAGCGCCCGGTCGCCTTCCTGGCGACGCGGCCGGGAGCCTTCTTCGCGGGCACGGCCTCACCGCCCATCACGCCATGCCCCAGCGCCGCGTCGAGCGCGCGCTGCATCGCGGTGCTCATGCCCAGCGCCTCCGCCTCTTGCGGCGTGCACCAGCGCAGCTCCTGGAACGCGGCGGACTTCGTGGGGCGCTTGTCGCCCGTCACGCGCAGCAGCCGCAGCGTGAGGTCGCGGTGGGTGAGCTGCCGGCGCACGCTGTCCAGCGTGCCCTCCAACGTGAGCGTCGCGCCCAGCGTCGTGGACAGCCGCTCCGTCGCCTCCGCCTCCGGCGTGTCCTCCTCCACCTCCACGGCGGGCAGCTCCCACAGGCCGCCGAAGAGGCCCTTGTCCGCGCGGCGCGCGAAGAGGAGCGTGCCCGCGTGCGGCCACACGGCCAGCGCCAGGAACAGCTTGCGGGGCGCGGCGCGCACCTTGGCCGGCGGCAGCTCGTCCACGCGGCCCTTCTTGAACGCGATGCACCCGTCGCGCACGGGGCACAAGAGGCACAGCGGGGACTCCGGCCGGCACACCGTGGCGCCGTGCTCCATCAGCGCCTGGTTGAAGTCCCCGGGCCGCTCGCCCTTCACCAGCGCGGAGGCCAGCGCCCAGAGCGTGGCCTCGCGGTCGCGGTCGCCGGGCAGCCCCTCCACCTCGAAGAGGCGCGACAGCACGCGCGCCACGTTGCCGTCCACGATGGGCGCCTCCTCCCCGAACGCGATGGAGGCCACGGCCCCCGCGGTGTAGCGCCCGAAGCCGGGCAGGGTGAGCAGCTCCTCCGCCGTGGAGGGCAGCTTCCCGCCGAAGCGCTCCACCACCTCCTGCGCCGCGCGGTGCAGGTTGCGCGCGCGTGAGTAGTAGCCCAGCCCCTTCCACCCGGAGAGCACGTCGTCCAGGGGCGCGGAGGCCAGGGCCTTCACCGTGGGAAAGCGCGCGAGGAAACGCTCCCAGTACGGGATGACCGTGGACACCTGCGTCTGCTGGAGCATGACCTCGCTGAGCCAGATGGCGTACGGGTCGCGGGTGCGGCGCCAGGGCAGGTCGCGCTTGTTCCGGTCGTACCAGGAGAGCAGCGGGCCATGCAGGCCCGCGTGGCGTTCAGGGGAGACGGGGGCGGGGAGGGTCCCGGAATCGGTGCGCTTGCGTGGGCTCATGTGATTCTTCGCGGGGGAGGCGCGGCACCATACCCGTACGGTCGGGTGCACCCGGCGTTTTTACCGACGGCAGGGGGCGGTTGTCCGGCCGGCCGTCCCCCTTCTGGCGGGACGGGCGATCGTCTATAGGATGCCCGCGTCCATGGCCCGCCCACCCATCACCAACGACTTCTCCTGGTCCAAGAGCCGCCACGAGAAGTTCTCCGAATGCCTCCGGGCCTACTACCTCTACTACTACCGCTCCTGGGGCGGCTGGGAGGCGGAGGCGGCCCGGGACGTGCGCGAGCTCTACGTCCTCAAGAAGCTGCACAACCGCTACACCTGGGCGGGCAGCATCGTGCACGAGGCCCTCAAGGACGTGCTGCTGGACTGGCGCGCCGGCCGTGAGGTGGACCCCGCGAAGGTGGAGGCGCGCACGCACCGGCTGATGCAGGACGACTTCCGGCACTCGCGCTCCAAGGCGTACTGGACGACGAAGTACCGCAAGCCCTTCACCGGCCTCGCGGAGCACGAGTACGGCGAGGAAATCCCCAACGAGGCCTGGAAGCAGAACTTCGAAACGGTGCGCTCCGCGCTCGCGTGGTTCTTCCAGTCGCGCTGGCCCACCATCGCCAAGGGGCTCAAGCCCGCGCAGTGGCTGGAGGTGGACGCGGGCTTCGACTTCGCCCACTTCGTCCTGGACGGGGTGAAGACCTTCGCCATCCCGGACTTCGCCTACGTGGACGCGGAGGGCTCCGTCGTGGTGGTGGACTGGAAGACGGGCCGCTCGCGCGAGGGCTACGACGAGCAGGTGCTGGGCTACGCGCTCTACATCGCGCAGCGCTACCGCTATCCGCTGGAGAAGGTGCGCGCGTCGCTGGTGTACCTCAACGAGGGGCTGGAGCACGACGTGACGGTGGACCCGTCCGCCATGGACTCGTTCCGTCAGCACTTCGCCCGGAGCGTGGAGGGGATGCGCGCGCTGTTGAAGGACGCCGCCACCAACACGCCGAAGGAGGCGGAGGCCTTCCCGCAGACGGGCAACCTGGACGCCTGCGCCCGCTGCGTCTTCCGCCGCCCATGCGGCCGGGAGCCCGCGGTGACGCAGGCCCGGCCCCGCGTGGCTTGAAGCGCTACCGCGCCGACGCCAGCCGGCGCACCACCACGCCCGCGGCGTTCATGCCGAACGCGGAGGTGACGAAGGCCACGCTGCCGTCAATCTGCGTGCGGTGGTCGCAGGTGTGGAACTCGTTGTCCTGCGGGCAGACGCACAGGAAGCCGTCGGTCGCGTCGTCGTAGTTGAGCGGCACCGGCTGGCGGCGCGTCTCGATGGAGTACACGGCGGTGATGCCCGTGTGGCGCTCCGTCTCCACGCCGTACTTGCGCTTGAGCAGCTTGCGGATGTCCTTGGCGAACGGATCCATGTGCGTCTCGCTCAGGTCCTCCACGCGGATGGCCGTGGGGTCCAGACGTCCCGCCGCGCCCATGGAGCTGACCACCGGCACGCCCAGCGTCACGCACCGGTGGAGCAGGTGCAGCTTCGCCTTCACGTTGTCGATGGCGTCCACCACGAAGTCGTACTTCCCCGCGGGCAGCAGCGTCTCCGCCAGCTCCTCGCGGTAGAACTCGCGCAGCGCCTCCACCTTCGCCTGCGGGTTGATGTCCTGGCAGCGCTGCGCCATCAGCTCCGCCTTGGACTTGCCCACCGCCTTCACCGTCGCGTGCAGCTGGCGGTTGGTGTTGGTGACGCACACGTCGTCGTGGTCCACCAGCGTCAGCCGGCCCACGCCGCTGCGCACCAGGCCCTCCGCCGTGAAGCTGCCCACGCCGCCCAGGCCGAACACCACCACGTGCGCGTTGGCCAGCCGCTCCATGGCGTTGTCGCCCAGGAGGCGCGCCGTGCGGTCGAAGCGGCGCGACAGCTTGAAGGGCTTCGCGAGCGACGGCGACTCGACGACGGCGTTCGAAGCGGCCGGGGAGGCGAGGGGCGCCTCGGGCTCGGCGGCGGGGGTGGGGGCGGGCTGCGGGTTCATGAAGGGCTCCTCTATCACGCGACGCTCGCCTACCGCGAAGGGGAGGGGAAAGCTTCCCGGAACAGACGGCGGGCATTCTCGGTCGTCCGCTGGGCGAGCACCTCCGCCGGCTCCCCCAGCGCCTGCGCCATGCCCGCGAGGATGTGTGGCAGGTAGCCCGGCTCGGAGCGCTGCCCCCGGAAGGGCGTGGGCGCCTGGTCCGGCGAGTCCGTCTCCGCCACCAGCCGGTCCGCCGGAATCACGCGCAAGGCGTCCAGCGGCTTGCGCGCCTCCGCCCACGTCACCGGGCCCGCGAAGGAGAAGTAACAGCCCTTCTGGATGTAGAAGCGCGCCAGCTCCGCGCCGCCGCTGTAGCTGTGCATGAGGATGCCCGCCTCCGGCCAGGCTTCCGTCTTCAGGAGCTCCATCAGCGCCGGGTGCAGCCGGTGGCAGTGCATCAGCACCGGCAGCCCGTGCTTGCGCGCCAGGGCCAGGTGCCCGCGCAGCACCGCCAGCTGCCGCTCCAGCGGGGCGCCCGGGAGCGTCGGGCCATCCAGGCCGCACTCGCCCACCGCGATCGCGCCGCCCTGGCCCAGGAGCGCGTCCAGCCGCTCCAGGTGCGCGCCGTCGTCCTCCGGCCGCAGGTCCGGCAGGAACTGCGGATGGATGCCCAGCCCCACCTGGATGCGCGCGTCCCTGCGTGGCAGCTCCAGCAGCGGCTCCCACGTCTCCGGCCCCACGGCGGGGATGAGGATGCCGTGCAGGCCCGCGGCCCAGGCGCGCGTGACGACGCTGTCTCGGTCCGGGTCGAAGCGCGAGGCGTCCAGATGGCAATGCGTGTCGATCATTGAGCACCCTTCTTCCCAGAGCCGTTCAATCACTGACAAGCCCGGATGACAGGCCCTTCAGGGCGTCCCGTCACCCGTGAACGCGAAGCTATGACGCGCCCCCTGACTTTGGAGGCCATGAGAATGACCAAGCGAGTGGTGTGGGGTGCGTTGTTCGGGGCACTGACGATGCTGGCCACGGGCTGTAGCGACGAGTGCGTCGACCAGTTCGACTGCCGTGACAAGGGCACGCCCCCGGAGGGCCAGGCGTACATCTGCAACGCGGACAACAAGTGCGAACTGCACACCCTCACGCTCCCGCCGGAAGAGGATGCGGGCACGGAGGTCGACGCGGGCACGGAGGTCGACGCGGGCACGGAGATGGACGCCGGCACCGACGCCGGCACGGAGATGGACGCGGGCACGGAGATGGACGCCGGCACCGACGCGGGCATGAACGTGGCCAAGGGCGGCGCGTGCACCGCGTCCTCGGAATGCATGGCTGGCCTGCGCTGCGAGGCCGCCACCTGCCAGTCGCTCCTCATCGCCGTGACGGGCAACGACGGCGGCCCCCGCGCGCTGGTGACGGCCTACGACGTGCCGGGCATGACGTCGCTCAGCTCCGACGGCGGCACCAGCGCCTACCCGCGCTTCGGCCCGGGCGGCACCCAGGTGGCCTTCGTGCAGGGGGATGTCACCGCCCCCACGGCGGAGCTCGCCGTGCGCCCCGTGCCGCTCACGGCCGCCGAGCCCACCGTGCTGACCACGGGCACGGCCGCCGGCAACGCGCGCATCCGCTACATGGAGTGGGAGCCGGGCAACCTCATCGCCTGGGTGCGCGGAAACACGGGCATCTCCACCATCGCGGCGACGGGCGGCACGCCCACGCAGGCCACCGTCAACGGCACGTTCCCGGACTGGGCGCCCAACGGCACGGACTACGCGTACAGCGCCGCGGGCACGGGCATCCTCGTGTCCACGGGCGGCGGCGCGCCGGCTCCGCTCGCGGGCTCGCCCACGACGGGTGAGCAGCCGCACTACAACCGCGTCACCTCGCAGCTGCTGTTCCTGGCCAACCCGGACAACATGACCGTGACCTTCGGCACGGACGTCACCCCGGTGCTCCGGCTGTACTCGCTGCCGGTGACGGGCGGCGGCACGCCCACGCTGCTCGCGGACCGCACCTCGGATGCCGTCGCGGGCGGCAGCGTGGATTCGTACATCGCGAACCCGAACTGGGCACCGGACGGCAGCTGGGTGGCGTACGTGCGCGCCTACTACCTGAACATCGCCGGCGCGGCCACGCTGTGCGGCAACACCGGCACGGAGCTGTGCGGCGACAAGCCGGGCAACGCCATCTTCCTGCAGCGCGTGAACACCACCACGGGCGCGGCGGAAGGCGCCCCGATGAAGCTCGCCGACAACGCCACGCTGCCGTCGTTCTCCCCGGACGGCCAGCTCGTGGCCTACATCCTGGGCGGTCAGCTCAACGTGCAGCCCATCGACCCGGCCACCGGCGCGGCGGCCGGCGCGCTCATCACCCACCCGAAGGACACGTACACGGTGCTGACGAGCGAGGGTGACGACTACCGCCCGCGCTGGCAGCCCCGCCAGTAACAGGTGTCCCAAGCCCCGCTCTCCGGGGCTTCCCGGCCCGTGTTCCCCGTTTCACCGGGGAGCACGGGCCGTCGTGTTTCAGTGCGAAGCGCGCGGCCCACCCCGCGCGAAGTGACGAACGCGGTCAGGGCCGGGTCCGGATGAACCCGCACGCGGATCCGTTTCCGGGTCCAGCGGATCCAGGTTCCAGGACGACCGGAAGGGGAAGGAGGACTCCACCCGCGCTCACGCGAAACGCGGCACCTGGTGGAGGAAGGCTGACAGCCGTGTCGCGACGGTCTTGCGCGCCCGCGCGCATCCGTTGCCGGAAGCACGGCCTGGGCTTCGCGGGCCGGGACGCGGGCTGCGCTCAGCCCACGACGACGATGCGGCGGCCCAGCGCGCGGGTCATCGCCGGGGAGGTGACGAGCTCCAGCACGCCGCTCATCTCGCCGCCCGCGGTGTCGAACGCCGCCGCGATGACTTCACCGACGGTGAGCTGGGCCTTCTGGGCCGCCACCCGCGCGCGCTTCGCCGTGCGCCGCAGCGCGGGCATCACCCGCCGACCCTGCCGCCGCACCACCGTGCCACCCTTCGCCTTGCCTGCGGTCCGCTTCGCCATGGTTCCTCCCGCCACTTCGTGCCACGCGGGTGAGTACCTCGTCGGTCTGACACCATGCAGGCGAGGTGCCAGGGCTCAGCCTCCCTGTCAGGTCCCTGTTTCCAGGGGTTTTCCTTGCGGATAGCGGGTTTCCGTAGGGCCGGAGGGCCTTCCTTTTTTCAGCCCTTCAGGGTGGTTCCTCGTTCTGTCGAGTTTTTCGTTCACCCCGTGCGGTGCTTTCCACGCATCGTTCAATGGCGCGCATCTCGTTCAACGCCATGGCACGACAGGGCTGGGTCGGGTGTCACCCCCTGGCCACACTCCCTGCGGCCAGGGAACCACGGTGTGGTTGGGGCGCGGCGGGGATTCAGGGTAGAGGGCGGACGCCCATGCGAGTCCAGGTCCTCTTCCACGACAACTGTTTCGACGGCGCGGCCAGCGCCGCGGTCTTCACCCGCTTCTACCGGGAGCGCGTGCGCGCGGACGCCACGTTCAGCTACCGGGGGCTGGCCCACAAGCCGGGCGCGGAGGGCATCGACCCGGCGGTGTTCACCGGGGACGAGAACGTCATCGTCGACTTCCGCTACAGCCAGGACGCGCGGCTCACCTGGTGGTTCGACCACCACGCCTCCGCCTTCCAGCAGCCCGGCGACGAGCCCCACTTCCAGCGCGACACCAGCGGCCGGAAGTTCCACGACCCGCATCGCAAGAGCTGCACGCTGTACCTGGCGGACGTGGCGCGCGAGCGCTTCGGCTGGGACGCGTCCCCGCTGAAGGACCTGCTGCACTGGGCGGAGATCATCGACGGCGCGCAGTTCCCCAGCCCCCAGATGGCGGTGGCGCTGGAGGAGCCCGCGCTGCGCATCATGACGGTGCTGGAGTCCACCAAGGACGACACGCTCATCCCGGAGGTCATCCGGCGCATGCAGACGGACTCGCTGGCGGACATCGCCGCGTCGCCGCTCATCGCCGCCCCGCTGGAGCCGCTGCTCTTCCGGCACCAGCGCAACATCGACCTCGTGCGCGAGAAGGCCCGGTACGAGAACGGCGTCGTCCACTTCGACCTGGTGGACGAGGGCGTGGACAGCCTCAACAAGTTCATCGCGTACGCGCTCTACCCGGACGCGCGCTACACGCTGTGGGTGGGCAGGGGCGCGTCGCGTGCCAAGGTGTCGCTGGGCTCCAACCCGTGGAAGCCCCAGACGCGCCAGCACGACCTGGCCGCCATCGCCGGCCGTTATGGCGGGGGCGGCCACCCGGTGGTGGCCGCGGTGAGCTTCAAGGCGGACCAGGCCGACAAGGCCCGCGCCGCGTACCAGGAGATTCTGGCGGAGCTGTCCAGCGCGGGGTGAGCCTCCGCGCTCACGGGCGGGCGAAGAGGTCGAAGCCCGCCTGCCGGAGCAGCCGCACCACGGACAGCATGGGCAGCCCCTGCACGTTGGTGCGGTCCCCCTCCAGCTTCTGGAGCAGCGCCTGCCCGCGCCCCTCCACGCGGTAGCTGCCCGCGCAGCCCTCCCACTCGCCGGTGTCCAGGTAGCGCTCCAGCTCCTCCGGCGGGACGGGGAAGAACGTGAGGCGCGTGTCCTCCACCGTCTCCGAGTGGTGGCCGCCAGGGCCCAGCAGGCACACGGCGGTGTGGATGACGTGGGTGTTCCCCAGCAGGCGCTGGAGCTGCGTGCGCGCCGCGTCCCGGTCCCGGGGTTTGCCCAGCACGTCCTGCCCCACCTCCACCAGTTGATCCGCGCCCAGGACCCAGGCCTCCGGGTGGCGCTCCTGGACCGCGCGGGCCTTGCGCACGGCGAGCATCCGCACGGCCTCGTCGGCGGGCAGGTCCGCGGGGACGTGTTCGTCCACGCCGGGGGCTTCGGTGCGGTAGGGCAGGCCCAGCCCGTCCATCAGGGCCCGTCGCGCGCTGGAGGTGGATGCCAGGATGAGTTCTCTCATGGGAGGCCGGAGGGTAATGCAGCCGGGGAGGGCAGGGGACCCCTCAGGCGGGCAGGCACGTCCCCGCTTCCTGTGCATGGGGCGGATGCCATAGCCTCCCGGCCCATGTCGCGGCGCGGTCTGCTCGCTGTCTGTCTCCTCCTGCTCGCCTCCTGCAAACGCAACCCTCCGGCGGTCGCCGACGCGGGCACGGATGCGGGCACGGCGGTCTCCGTCGTGGGGGCTGACGCGGGCGCCGACGCGGGGACGCTCGCCCGGGCCTCGGAGGACGCGGGCCCCAGCGCGTCCGTGAAGCGCCCGGACGACGCGGCGGCGGAGGTGCATCCGCTGGCGGTGTGCGACGCGAAGCAGGGCGCCCCCCTGGACGCGGCCCGCGACTACTACGACGCGGGCCACTACGAGGAAGCGCTCTCCTGCGCCGCGCAGGCCGCCGCGCTGGAGCCGGACCTCGCCGCCGCCCACGCGGAGCGGGGCGCCGCCCTGGCCGCGCTCAACCGCGAGCCGGAGGCCCAGCTCGCCTACGCCCGCGCGCTGGCCATCGACCCGGGGGACGCGGACGCGCTGCTGGGCGCCGCGCACCTGTACGCCGTGCAGCTGCCCTCCACGCGCGAGCGGGACGAACTGGGCGCGCTCTACGCCGAGCGGGGCCTCTCCCAGCCCTCCACGCCCCCGGAGCTCGTGCCCTCGCTGGCGCTGGTGGCCGCCATGGCCTTCAACGACCTGGGGCAGGCGGACCAGGCGCTGGACCGCGCCGCCATCGTGCTCGCCCGCGAGCCGGACAACCACGAGGCGAAGTACGAGAAGGCCCTGGCCCTCTTCGAGCTGTGCCGCTTCCGCGAGGCCAGGGCGGCCTTCGCGTCGCTCCTGAAGGACAAGGAGCGCGCGGCGCACGCGCACCAGCACCTGGGCCTCCTGCTGGAGCGCGAGGGCCAGTGGGC comes from the Corallococcus caeni genome and includes:
- a CDS encoding metallopeptidase family protein, with protein sequence MSRRGLLAVCLLLLASCKRNPPAVADAGTDAGTAVSVVGADAGADAGTLARASEDAGPSASVKRPDDAAAEVHPLAVCDAKQGAPLDAARDYYDAGHYEEALSCAAQAAALEPDLAAAHAERGAALAALNREPEAQLAYARALAIDPGDADALLGAAHLYAVQLPSTRERDELGALYAERGLSQPSTPPELVPSLALVAAMAFNDLGQADQALDRAAIVLAREPDNHEAKYEKALALFELCRFREARAAFASLLKDKERAAHAHQHLGLLLEREGQWAKAEEQFQKARALEPEDFPPPPLPSADEFKAQVARALADLPEDMRKDLEGVPVATEEIPSEDDLLANQPPLSPTILGLFRGPSLQEPCDGSETPCRSVALYRRNLARAVRTPEELREQIRVTLLHEIGHLRGEDDEELAARGLE